Proteins from a genomic interval of Oceanispirochaeta crateris:
- a CDS encoding nitroreductase family protein → MKFNQLVEMTRSCRRFDQKDLPQDFLDSLIEIARICPSARNSQPLKYITIDDQDFMSRLFPNLLWAGALKNWDGPETNERPKAYIAMILDKSISGNAAWDSGIVAQTLQLYAMEQGIGSCILGSFDKKKITELLELDDKHEIQFLIAFGYPLEKRVIVDVKEESDVKYYRDDNEVHYVPKRSVQSLLLRKI, encoded by the coding sequence ATGAAATTTAATCAACTGGTAGAAATGACAAGAAGCTGCCGAAGATTCGATCAAAAAGACTTGCCTCAGGATTTTCTGGATTCCCTGATTGAGATTGCGAGGATTTGTCCTTCAGCCCGAAACAGTCAACCCTTAAAATACATAACAATTGATGATCAGGATTTCATGAGTCGGCTATTTCCGAACCTCCTTTGGGCTGGTGCCTTGAAGAATTGGGATGGACCAGAAACAAATGAGAGGCCTAAGGCCTATATTGCCATGATTCTAGATAAAAGCATTAGTGGGAATGCAGCCTGGGACTCGGGGATTGTGGCCCAGACTCTGCAGTTATATGCCATGGAACAGGGCATAGGATCCTGCATCCTCGGATCCTTTGATAAGAAAAAAATCACAGAACTCCTAGAGCTCGATGACAAGCATGAAATTCAGTTTTTAATTGCCTTTGGATACCCTTTGGAAAAGAGAGTCATCGTCGATGTGAAAGAGGAATCGGATGTCAAATACTACAGAGATGACAATGAAGTGCATTATGTACCCAAACGATCAGTACAATCTCTTTTGTTAAGAAAAATCTGA
- a CDS encoding pyridoxamine 5'-phosphate oxidase family protein, protein MMMHNSECFFDDISEMRGILSRGKYTSLALSDGNDPYIITLSFGLDPQEETLYLYGLKTGTKIDFLKSNSYVCGTVILEKEDLDSQSGLVYESLVYRGLVEVLHNAEERMKALNCIADKLYDAPSDKKSFAQKITDNLDKVLIMKLIIDEMTGRRNRTALSDFS, encoded by the coding sequence ATGATGATGCACAATTCTGAGTGTTTTTTTGATGATATATCTGAAATGAGAGGTATCCTCTCCCGGGGAAAGTATACCTCTTTGGCCTTGTCTGACGGAAATGACCCCTATATCATTACTCTCAGTTTTGGTCTTGATCCTCAGGAGGAGACTCTTTATTTATACGGTTTAAAGACGGGCACTAAAATTGACTTCCTTAAGAGCAATTCTTATGTTTGCGGCACAGTCATCCTTGAAAAGGAAGACCTGGATAGTCAGAGTGGACTAGTGTATGAATCCCTCGTATATAGAGGACTCGTTGAAGTCTTGCATAATGCTGAAGAAAGAATGAAAGCTTTGAACTGCATTGCAGATAAACTCTATGATGCACCCTCGGATAAGAAGAGTTTTGCCCAGAAGATCACGGATAATCTGGACAAAGTCTTAATCATGAAATTAATAATTGATGAAATGACAGGTCGAAGAAATAGGACTGCCTTATCAGATTTTTCTTAA
- a CDS encoding valine--tRNA ligase, translating to MKAIELEKTYNPGDFEDRIYQYWETGGYFKPGGDDSKEPFVIVIPPPNVTGVLHMGHGLNNSLQDILIRYQRMQGRPTLWVPGTDHAGIATQNVVERRLKEKGLTRHSLGREKFIEETWKVKEEHHSIITRQLKKIGASCDWSRERFTMDEGLSGAVREVFVTLHERGLIYKGEYLVNWCPSCGTALADDEVDHEEEQGALHHVKYPLSDGSGFIEVATTRPETMFGDTAVAVHPEDDRYSSVVGKMIDLPLTDRKIKIITDSFCNREFGSGAVKITPAHDPNDWDIGNRHNLERINILNDNGTLNNNVPEPYRGMDVITARKATIKALEEGGFLTKIEDQPHKVGHCYRCKSVIEPYMSDQWFVKMDTMADKAMKAWEEDRIRFYPKRWENTYSHWLKGIRDWCISRQLWWGHRIPAWTCSDCGEILVKRQDPVECSKCGSKNLVQDPDVLDTWFSSWLWPFSTLGWPEKTSDLEKFFPTTALVTGYDIIFFWVARMIMASEEFMGQAPFKDIYITPLVRDKSGRKMSKSLGNGIDPLDIVDQYGADAMKFTLAYLSAQGQDIPLDMDDIKLGSRFCNKVWNASRYILMNLEGRSLIDIDDKILNTVDRWIYHRLNKAVENVNKAVDAYRFDDMAHSVYEFFWNDFCDWYVEATKLYLYSNSNDEKDRAVSILLDVLNKSLRLLHPFMSFLTEEIYQKLPGVNSPLIIADFPQVDEKMNNPELENQFSQLQDLVQSVRSFRSEFNIPPAKSIKVRVKTDDASLVDFLTSEGELVSSLIHCDDFGLLGDENRSGSVTAVGKTFEAYLYIREMIDVDKEKARLLKNIAKNEKLFDSTKKKLGNERFTSNAPDEVIQKEKEKLDEFKNAIEKMKSYLNELES from the coding sequence ATGAAGGCTATTGAACTTGAAAAGACATACAACCCCGGTGATTTCGAAGACAGAATTTACCAATACTGGGAAACAGGTGGGTATTTCAAACCTGGTGGTGATGACAGTAAAGAGCCCTTCGTCATAGTCATTCCACCTCCCAATGTGACTGGCGTACTCCATATGGGTCATGGATTGAATAATTCTCTCCAGGATATTCTCATCCGTTATCAGAGAATGCAAGGCCGTCCCACTCTTTGGGTTCCCGGGACTGATCATGCCGGGATAGCCACTCAGAATGTTGTAGAACGCAGGCTCAAGGAAAAGGGGCTCACAAGACATTCTCTAGGTAGAGAAAAATTCATAGAAGAAACCTGGAAAGTCAAAGAAGAGCATCACAGCATTATTACTAGACAGCTTAAAAAAATCGGAGCATCCTGTGACTGGTCAAGAGAACGGTTTACCATGGATGAAGGTCTTTCCGGTGCTGTTCGTGAAGTATTTGTGACCCTTCATGAAAGAGGACTCATTTACAAGGGTGAATACCTTGTAAACTGGTGTCCCTCCTGTGGCACCGCATTGGCCGATGATGAGGTGGACCATGAAGAAGAGCAGGGCGCCCTTCATCATGTCAAATACCCGCTCAGTGATGGATCTGGTTTTATCGAAGTTGCCACAACAAGACCGGAAACCATGTTTGGTGACACAGCAGTGGCCGTACATCCCGAAGACGACAGGTACAGCTCAGTAGTTGGGAAAATGATAGATCTACCACTGACAGATCGTAAAATAAAAATTATAACAGACAGCTTTTGTAATCGGGAATTCGGTTCAGGCGCTGTAAAAATAACGCCCGCCCATGACCCCAACGACTGGGATATCGGTAATCGCCATAACTTGGAGCGTATTAATATCCTCAATGACAATGGGACACTCAACAATAATGTTCCCGAGCCCTATAGAGGAATGGATGTAATCACAGCCCGAAAAGCAACCATAAAGGCTCTGGAAGAGGGCGGATTTCTCACAAAAATTGAAGATCAGCCCCATAAGGTAGGTCATTGTTATCGATGTAAATCGGTTATTGAACCTTATATGTCGGATCAATGGTTTGTAAAAATGGATACAATGGCCGATAAAGCCATGAAAGCCTGGGAGGAGGATCGAATCAGATTCTACCCCAAACGATGGGAAAATACCTACTCACATTGGCTCAAAGGCATCAGAGACTGGTGTATATCAAGACAGCTTTGGTGGGGTCATAGAATCCCGGCATGGACCTGTTCAGACTGCGGTGAAATACTGGTTAAACGACAAGACCCAGTAGAATGCTCTAAATGTGGTAGCAAGAATCTAGTTCAGGATCCCGACGTTCTAGATACCTGGTTCAGTTCCTGGTTGTGGCCTTTTTCTACTCTGGGATGGCCTGAGAAAACCTCTGACCTTGAAAAGTTTTTCCCCACAACGGCCCTTGTCACCGGTTATGATATTATCTTCTTCTGGGTCGCCAGGATGATTATGGCTTCTGAAGAATTCATGGGTCAAGCTCCTTTCAAAGATATCTACATCACTCCTTTGGTGAGAGACAAAAGCGGACGAAAAATGTCCAAATCTCTCGGAAATGGCATTGACCCTCTAGATATTGTCGATCAGTACGGTGCAGATGCCATGAAATTTACTTTGGCCTATCTGTCAGCCCAGGGACAGGATATTCCTCTGGATATGGATGACATCAAGCTGGGAAGCCGATTCTGCAATAAAGTATGGAATGCATCGCGGTACATTCTTATGAACCTCGAAGGGCGTTCTCTCATTGATATTGATGATAAAATTCTGAATACCGTTGATAGATGGATTTATCATAGATTGAATAAAGCTGTTGAAAACGTCAACAAAGCTGTGGATGCCTACCGCTTTGACGATATGGCCCACAGTGTATACGAGTTTTTCTGGAATGATTTTTGCGACTGGTATGTCGAGGCAACAAAACTATATCTTTATAGCAACAGCAATGACGAAAAAGATAGAGCCGTATCCATCCTTTTGGATGTCCTGAATAAATCTTTAAGACTCCTTCACCCCTTCATGTCTTTTCTCACAGAAGAGATTTACCAGAAGCTACCCGGCGTTAACAGCCCATTGATCATTGCTGATTTTCCCCAGGTTGATGAAAAAATGAATAACCCCGAACTTGAAAATCAATTTTCACAACTTCAGGATCTTGTTCAATCTGTCAGATCCTTCCGCAGTGAGTTCAATATTCCACCAGCAAAGAGTATAAAGGTACGTGTAAAGACTGATGATGCATCTCTGGTCGACTTTTTGACATCAGAAGGGGAGTTAGTTTCTTCCCTTATCCATTGTGATGATTTTGGGTTATTGGGTGATGAAAATAGGAGTGGATCCGTTACTGCTGTTGGAAAAACATTTGAAGCTTATCTGTATATCAGAGAGATGATTGATGTTGATAAGGAAAAAGCCAGACTTTTAAAGAATATTGCCAAAAATGAAAAATTATTTGATTCTACCAAGAAGAAACTTGGAAACGAAAGATTTACATCCAATGCTCCTGATGAGGTGATACAGAAGGAGAAGGAAAAACTGGACGAATTCAAGAACGCCATTGAAAAAATGAAGAGTTACTTGAATGAGCTGGAATCCTAA
- a CDS encoding DUF6062 family protein: MKYKLETIPVWDALKEDTECPFCSLKEIAEKRYLKYYLGNSAMNPETRVELNKTGFCPDHFSQLLKERNPQHLGLITHTHLQDWSKDLDKRFPAEKSGRSSFFSTKNTDAIEFKTQNDSRIKDCLICDRIDKTIKRYTFTTCILWKKDEEEFRRFLSESKGFCIPHEGDLLLMAEEVFKKSEKNDFFNEIKDIQKKSFQRLEEELAWFTQKFKAENNSKPWGSSEDAHYRVIQKLTGKRTEH, from the coding sequence ATGAAATATAAACTGGAAACCATTCCCGTCTGGGATGCCTTGAAAGAGGACACTGAGTGTCCCTTTTGTTCTCTCAAAGAAATAGCTGAGAAGCGTTACTTAAAATATTATCTTGGTAATTCTGCCATGAATCCGGAAACGCGGGTGGAATTGAATAAGACGGGTTTTTGTCCTGATCATTTTAGCCAACTCCTCAAGGAAAGGAACCCACAACACCTGGGACTCATCACTCATACCCATCTGCAGGATTGGTCTAAAGATCTGGATAAAAGATTTCCGGCGGAAAAGTCGGGACGGAGTTCATTTTTTTCCACAAAAAATACTGATGCCATTGAATTCAAGACTCAGAATGATTCCAGAATCAAAGATTGTCTGATCTGTGACAGAATAGACAAAACAATCAAACGCTATACCTTTACAACATGCATCCTCTGGAAGAAGGATGAAGAAGAATTTCGACGTTTTTTATCTGAAAGTAAAGGATTTTGCATCCCCCATGAAGGGGATTTACTCCTCATGGCTGAAGAAGTTTTTAAAAAATCTGAAAAAAATGATTTTTTCAACGAGATAAAAGATATTCAGAAAAAAAGTTTTCAAAGACTTGAAGAAGAGTTGGCCTGGTTTACACAGAAATTCAAGGCTGAAAATAACAGCAAACCCTGGGGATCCTCCGAAGATGCTCACTACAGGGTCATTCAAAAATTGACTGGGAAACGGACTGAGCATTAA
- a CDS encoding NAD(P)-dependent oxidoreductase gives MSIVLLDASSLGVDLDLSLFSSMKDCHIWPNTMKEDLVTRIRNSRILVSNRVLLTKEALCQAEKLELIALTSTGFNNVDIDYCRQREISVANVSSYSTESVTQHCFSMLLYLLEQTRYYDDYVRQGLYNTGGIFADVSRPWFEINGKVWGIIGMGSIGRRVAQVAAAFGAKPVYYSTSGAMREENFPERSLANLLSESDIVSVHAPLNDKTQNLMGELQFRSMKKRAFFLNLGRGGIVDEKALYHALREGWIAGAALDVLANEPPSDTNPLLKQLGKNLLITPHNAWGSIESRQTLIKEVHQNVMAHLRGEKRNLIV, from the coding sequence ATGAGTATTGTTTTACTAGACGCAAGCTCTCTAGGCGTCGATCTGGATTTATCTCTTTTTAGCAGTATGAAAGACTGTCATATTTGGCCTAATACAATGAAAGAGGATCTGGTCACCAGGATTAGAAATAGCCGGATACTGGTTTCTAACCGAGTATTACTGACAAAAGAAGCCCTTTGTCAGGCTGAAAAATTAGAATTAATTGCCTTAACGTCCACAGGATTTAACAATGTCGATATCGATTACTGTAGGCAGAGAGAGATCTCCGTGGCGAATGTCTCATCCTATTCAACAGAAAGTGTGACTCAGCACTGTTTCTCAATGCTTTTGTATCTGTTGGAACAAACCCGTTATTATGATGATTATGTCCGTCAAGGCCTATACAACACAGGCGGGATATTTGCCGATGTCTCCAGACCTTGGTTTGAAATCAATGGAAAAGTCTGGGGAATCATTGGCATGGGCAGCATTGGAAGGCGGGTCGCACAGGTCGCCGCAGCCTTTGGGGCAAAACCTGTGTACTACAGCACTAGCGGGGCTATGAGAGAGGAAAACTTTCCAGAGCGTTCTTTGGCAAACCTCTTATCAGAGTCAGATATCGTTTCTGTTCATGCTCCCTTAAATGACAAAACTCAAAATCTCATGGGTGAATTACAATTTCGCTCCATGAAAAAAAGGGCCTTCTTTTTAAACCTAGGACGGGGTGGAATTGTAGACGAAAAGGCCTTGTACCATGCTCTAAGGGAAGGTTGGATTGCCGGGGCAGCCCTGGATGTTCTGGCGAATGAACCACCTTCTGACACAAATCCCCTTCTTAAACAACTGGGTAAAAATCTTTTAATTACGCCACACAATGCCTGGGGAAGCATTGAATCAAGACAGACCCTGATTAAGGAAGTGCATCAAAATGTAATGGCTCATCTCAGGGGAGAAAAGAGAAACCTGATTGTATGA
- a CDS encoding glutamine--tRNA ligase/YqeY domain fusion protein, with product MAAASMNHTEEKAKGPDFIRQIINEDLEKGLNEGKVHTRFPPEPNGYLHIGHGKSICLNFGIAQDYNGVCNLRFDDTNPTKEEQEYVDSIIEDVRWLGFNPEIFFASDYFDNFYDWALELIDSGKAYVDSQSAEEMRLNRGTPTKPGTDSPYRNRTVQENRDLFEKMRKGEFEEGACILRAKIDMAHQNMNMRDPAIYRIRKESHHRTGNKWNIYPMYDFAHGFEDALEGITHSICTLEFENHRPLYDWFLDNVSAPCHPKQIEFARLNLSYTVMSKRKLLELVSEKIVSGWDDPRMPTLSGFRRRGYTPASIRRFAREIGVSKVNSLVDINFLQYIIREELNLSADRAMAVLDPLKVTISNYPEGQIEELPGENNPSNPEAGERMLPFGREIYIEHNDFMEDAPKKFFRLSPGREVRLKHAYFITCDEVIKDDDGNVIELICSYDPETKGGDSPDGRKVKGTLHWVSAAKGIRAEVRLYDHLFTLENMDDMEEGKDYKDYLNPESLVTKTECIIEPSLALAEPGKTFQFLRQGYFCADSKDHSADHPVFNRTVALKDSWAKLQNKKNQGA from the coding sequence ATGGCTGCTGCAAGTATGAATCACACAGAAGAAAAAGCAAAAGGACCGGATTTCATCCGGCAGATAATAAATGAAGATCTTGAAAAAGGTTTGAATGAAGGAAAAGTCCACACTCGCTTCCCACCGGAGCCAAATGGCTATCTTCATATTGGTCATGGTAAATCCATATGCCTCAATTTCGGGATTGCCCAGGATTACAATGGAGTGTGTAATCTTAGATTTGACGATACAAATCCAACAAAAGAAGAACAGGAATATGTAGATTCTATCATCGAAGATGTTCGATGGCTTGGCTTTAATCCTGAGATCTTTTTTGCATCCGATTATTTTGATAATTTTTATGACTGGGCTCTCGAGCTCATTGACTCAGGAAAAGCCTATGTAGACTCCCAGAGCGCCGAAGAAATGAGGCTAAACAGGGGAACTCCCACAAAACCAGGGACCGACTCTCCATATCGGAACAGAACGGTTCAGGAAAACAGGGATCTTTTTGAAAAAATGAGAAAAGGCGAATTCGAAGAAGGTGCCTGTATCCTCAGGGCTAAAATTGATATGGCCCACCAGAATATGAACATGAGAGATCCTGCCATTTACCGTATTCGGAAGGAATCTCATCATAGAACAGGTAATAAATGGAATATCTATCCCATGTATGACTTTGCCCATGGTTTTGAAGATGCCCTTGAGGGAATCACCCATTCCATTTGTACCCTTGAATTTGAAAACCACAGACCATTATATGACTGGTTTCTGGACAATGTTTCGGCTCCCTGTCATCCAAAACAAATAGAGTTTGCCCGCTTGAATCTGAGTTATACAGTCATGAGTAAAAGAAAGCTCCTGGAACTGGTAAGCGAAAAAATTGTTTCAGGATGGGATGATCCCAGAATGCCTACTTTGTCGGGGTTCCGTAGAAGGGGATATACTCCTGCATCCATACGCCGGTTTGCACGGGAAATAGGGGTCTCCAAGGTAAACAGCTTGGTTGATATTAACTTCTTGCAGTACATCATCAGAGAAGAACTGAACCTGAGCGCAGATAGGGCCATGGCTGTGCTGGATCCATTGAAAGTGACCATAAGCAATTATCCAGAAGGACAGATTGAAGAACTGCCAGGTGAAAATAATCCTTCGAATCCAGAAGCTGGAGAGAGGATGCTGCCCTTCGGACGTGAAATATACATAGAACACAACGACTTCATGGAAGATGCACCCAAGAAATTTTTCCGACTCTCACCGGGTAGAGAAGTCCGGCTCAAACATGCCTATTTTATTACTTGTGATGAGGTGATCAAAGATGATGATGGAAACGTGATTGAGTTGATCTGCAGTTACGATCCTGAAACAAAGGGTGGTGATTCTCCAGATGGTAGAAAAGTGAAGGGGACTCTTCACTGGGTCTCTGCTGCAAAAGGAATACGGGCAGAAGTGAGACTCTATGATCATCTTTTTACCCTTGAAAATATGGATGATATGGAAGAGGGAAAAGATTATAAAGATTATTTAAATCCTGAGTCTCTTGTGACGAAGACGGAGTGTATCATTGAACCTTCTCTGGCTCTTGCAGAACCTGGAAAAACATTTCAGTTTTTGAGACAGGGTTACTTCTGTGCGGACTCTAAGGATCACAGTGCGGATCATCCAGTGTTCAATAGGACTGTTGCATTAAAAGACTCATGGGCCAAACTACAGAATAAAAAAAACCAGGGAGCCTGA
- the zwf gene encoding glucose-6-phosphate dehydrogenase: protein MSIRKSAIVIMGASGDLAHRKLIPAIVKLYEEGIIEKNCSVLGNGRSEFSDETFRDKIGLTAPYRNMFHYHQGMEGLYDKVLSMGKFDQIIVFMALPPRVYGSTAEQLHKQGFRDNVRLIIEKPFGTDLKTARELNIKLKQYYSEKQIYRIDHYLAKESIQNILVFRFANNIFYPVWNNGFIESIQISAFEELGVESRGDYFDSSGIIRDMIQNHLFQLLALLTMEAPVSLKPEEIRLQKMAILKALEIKECKIKQYEGYQKEPKIPSDSETETYAEMKLEINNFRWTGVPIYIRTGKAVGEKMTTIAITLKKVPRLLFNENDELEKNKILIQIQPDSSIIIDHSTKIPGTDRDITTTDMDFCYSSSYEGNVPEAYQKLLHDALKGDQTLFVSAEETELSWEKIEPFLDMGNPGLYRRGRIPQSDLDADWVDMSKYSSACH, encoded by the coding sequence ATGTCCATTAGAAAATCGGCAATCGTCATTATGGGAGCTTCGGGAGACCTTGCTCACAGAAAGCTGATACCCGCCATAGTAAAACTCTATGAAGAGGGAATCATTGAAAAAAACTGCAGTGTCCTTGGGAATGGCCGGTCTGAATTCTCAGATGAGACTTTTAGAGACAAAATAGGGCTAACAGCGCCCTATCGTAATATGTTTCATTATCATCAGGGGATGGAAGGGCTCTATGACAAAGTCCTTTCCATGGGTAAATTTGACCAGATCATCGTATTTATGGCTCTACCACCCAGAGTGTATGGCTCTACAGCCGAACAATTGCATAAACAGGGATTCAGAGACAATGTCAGGCTTATCATCGAAAAACCCTTTGGGACAGATTTAAAGACCGCTCGAGAATTAAACATAAAGTTGAAGCAGTATTACAGTGAAAAACAGATCTATAGAATTGATCACTACCTGGCAAAAGAAAGCATTCAGAATATTTTGGTATTCCGCTTTGCCAATAATATATTCTATCCTGTTTGGAATAACGGCTTCATCGAATCTATCCAGATTTCGGCCTTTGAAGAGTTGGGTGTCGAATCAAGGGGAGATTATTTTGACAGTTCCGGAATTATACGGGATATGATACAAAACCATCTCTTTCAACTCCTGGCCTTATTGACGATGGAGGCCCCGGTTTCTCTCAAACCGGAAGAGATAAGATTACAAAAGATGGCTATATTAAAGGCACTTGAAATAAAAGAATGCAAAATAAAACAGTATGAAGGCTATCAGAAAGAGCCCAAGATACCTTCTGATTCAGAAACTGAAACCTACGCAGAGATGAAGCTGGAAATCAATAATTTTCGTTGGACAGGTGTCCCTATTTATATTAGAACAGGAAAGGCCGTTGGAGAGAAAATGACAACGATTGCCATCACACTCAAGAAAGTGCCCCGGCTTCTATTTAACGAAAATGATGAGCTTGAAAAGAACAAGATACTGATTCAGATCCAGCCAGACTCTTCCATAATTATTGACCATTCTACAAAGATTCCTGGAACTGATAGGGACATCACGACAACAGATATGGATTTTTGCTACTCCTCATCCTATGAAGGAAATGTACCCGAAGCTTATCAGAAACTCCTCCATGATGCATTGAAAGGGGATCAAACTCTTTTTGTCAGTGCCGAAGAAACAGAGTTATCCTGGGAGAAAATAGAACCATTTCTGGATATGGGAAATCCCGGTTTGTATCGACGTGGCCGTATTCCCCAATCAGATCTCGATGCTGACTGGGTGGATATGTCCAAGTATTCGAGTGCATGCCATTGA
- a CDS encoding SoxR reducing system RseC family protein, whose product MAKFARILEIKNNRALLGLLNDGGSCGSGTCEGCSCSSGMQTMTLTLPESSNFKVGMDVEMIAPKTLSIDWFLLIILPVLLVVTVSFLPQLVGWQADEQTRNLWAMAAGFLGFLLSAVLLKLLRKDQTIDLVEISRTPKS is encoded by the coding sequence ATGGCAAAATTTGCAAGAATCCTTGAAATAAAAAATAATCGCGCACTCTTAGGTCTTCTAAATGACGGAGGTAGCTGTGGAAGTGGTACCTGCGAAGGGTGCAGTTGTTCCTCTGGTATGCAGACCATGACATTGACCTTACCGGAGTCTTCAAACTTTAAGGTAGGTATGGATGTTGAGATGATAGCACCCAAGACTCTTTCAATTGACTGGTTCCTACTCATAATACTTCCCGTACTTTTAGTTGTTACGGTTTCATTTCTTCCTCAGCTGGTTGGATGGCAAGCCGATGAACAGACCCGGAATCTATGGGCCATGGCCGCAGGATTCCTAGGTTTTCTGCTCTCTGCCGTTCTGCTGAAATTATTAAGAAAAGACCAAACCATCGATCTTGTAGAAATCAGCAGAACTCCAAAGTCTTAA
- a CDS encoding RnfABCDGE type electron transport complex subunit D, with protein MFQKQIMMRRVVYSLIPIMIFSVYLYGLRSLIIHAVVLLAGTATEYLYMKTRGKKVSEAVLVTSALYALSMPPMVPLWVAVIGIIFGVLFGKCIFGGFGRNIFNPAITGRLFVYISFPSFMTSAWMTPGRFGTNGVDAVSTATPLGLMRSNVIPDLKDLILGVRAGSLGESAVILIIIAGIYLIYTKTASWRIIVSTLVSFMALSTALFFMGASSSFPPMESLFSGSVLFVIVFMATDPVTGPKKNQAQYLYGIVIGSVTCLVRIFSLFPEGTSFGILMGNTFASLFDEWFTPRKGAQK; from the coding sequence GTGTTTCAAAAACAAATCATGATGCGGAGAGTCGTTTATTCACTCATACCGATTATGATCTTTTCAGTCTACCTTTATGGACTGCGATCCTTAATTATTCATGCCGTCGTATTATTGGCGGGAACAGCTACAGAATATCTGTATATGAAAACAAGAGGAAAGAAAGTCTCAGAAGCAGTACTGGTCACATCTGCTCTTTATGCGTTATCTATGCCGCCCATGGTTCCATTATGGGTAGCCGTCATCGGAATTATTTTCGGTGTTCTCTTTGGGAAGTGTATCTTTGGAGGCTTTGGAAGAAATATTTTCAACCCGGCAATCACAGGTCGTTTGTTCGTATACATTAGTTTTCCCTCTTTCATGACCAGCGCGTGGATGACACCCGGTCGATTTGGAACCAATGGTGTAGATGCTGTATCAACAGCCACTCCGCTGGGACTGATGCGGAGCAATGTGATCCCCGACTTGAAGGATCTCATTCTTGGTGTCAGAGCCGGTTCCTTGGGAGAGAGTGCGGTGATTCTCATCATCATAGCAGGAATCTATCTCATTTATACCAAAACAGCCAGCTGGAGAATTATCGTCTCTACACTTGTTAGTTTTATGGCTCTTTCTACGGCCTTGTTCTTTATGGGAGCCTCATCATCTTTTCCTCCAATGGAATCTCTTTTTTCCGGCAGTGTCCTTTTTGTCATTGTATTTATGGCTACCGACCCTGTGACTGGACCCAAGAAAAATCAGGCACAATACCTCTACGGAATTGTGATAGGAAGCGTAACCTGTCTTGTGAGAATATTTTCACTTTTTCCGGAAGGTACAAGTTTCGGAATTCTGATGGGGAATACCTTTGCCTCCCTCTTTGATGAATGGTTCACTCCCCGTAAAGGAGCTCAGAAATGA
- a CDS encoding FMN-binding protein: protein MNKNGLIYTIIFSFLVAFFFVFFLSLADGATKDLVEKNNLISIQKSVLKVLDILPEDDNNIATVYEKSFDIVPQPGDLLQTEIEGEPVLIRYFSGSGLWGTITGIIAVDESLDRIIGLDIISHNETPGLGGRIDEEWFKEQFRDEKIGTEGIKVLKGSGNQDEDSSNSSVDGITGASLTSASMENIVNREIKNFTTERSSK from the coding sequence ATGAATAAAAACGGTTTAATCTATACAATCATATTCTCATTTCTTGTTGCCTTCTTTTTTGTTTTCTTTCTGTCTCTGGCAGATGGAGCTACAAAGGATCTTGTAGAAAAAAATAATCTCATATCCATTCAGAAGTCAGTATTAAAAGTCTTGGATATACTTCCTGAGGATGACAATAATATTGCCACGGTTTATGAAAAAAGCTTTGATATAGTCCCCCAGCCAGGAGATCTTCTTCAAACAGAAATTGAGGGAGAACCTGTTTTGATTCGATATTTCAGCGGCAGTGGTCTTTGGGGAACAATCACAGGAATCATCGCCGTAGATGAATCCCTGGATAGGATTATTGGTCTGGATATAATCAGCCATAACGAAACTCCTGGATTGGGAGGACGTATTGACGAAGAATGGTTTAAAGAACAATTTCGAGATGAAAAAATCGGAACTGAGGGAATCAAGGTTCTTAAAGGAAGCGGAAACCAGGACGAAGACAGCAGTAATTCCTCGGTAGACGGAATCACAGGGGCCTCTCTGACGAGTGCTTCTATGGAGAACATCGTGAATAGAGAAATCAAAAACTTTACAACCGAAAGGAGCAGCAAATGA